ACCGGGCTCATTGAATAATTTATTTACCCAAAACGCGGTAGGAGTGATCTATGGTGGAACTGGATCTGGAAATCAGACAGGATACCCTGTTTGTCCGGCCGGAAGGGGAGCTGGACCTGGGGGTAGCCGATTTCCTGCGCAATGCCCTGGAAGAATCTTTAAATAAAAACCCGGTGCGTCACCTGGTGCTCAATTTAAGCCGGGTCTCTTATATTGACAGTTCCTGCTTAGGGGTTATCCTCGGCCGCTACAAGCGCCTGGCCCGGGAAGGAGGCAGGGTTTCCCTGGTGGGTTTGCAGCCCCATGTGCGGCGCATTTGTGAGCTTTCGGGGCTGTTGCGGATCATGGGTGAGTATACCACGGAAGAGGAAGCTGTGGCCAGGGCCGGGTGAGGGGGGATTGCCATGAAGGTGATTAACCAGCTAAAGATGGAGTTTTTAAGCCTGCCGGACAACGTAGCTTTCGCCCGGGTGGCCGTGGCCGCCTTTGCCTCCCAACTGGACTTTACCCTAAACGACTTGGAGGAAATTAAAGTAGCTGTTTCCGAAGCGGTGGCCAATGCCATTGTCCATGGTTATGAAAATTCCCCGACTGGCATCGTACGGG
This portion of the Desulfofundulus luciae genome encodes:
- the spoIIAA gene encoding anti-sigma F factor antagonist, translating into MVELDLEIRQDTLFVRPEGELDLGVADFLRNALEESLNKNPVRHLVLNLSRVSYIDSSCLGVILGRYKRLAREGGRVSLVGLQPHVRRICELSGLLRIMGEYTTEEEAVARAG